In Clostridia bacterium, one genomic interval encodes:
- a CDS encoding cobalamin-binding protein produces MIDLQALVQALGDLNEEQLLAMIGEFVAGNPTPEEAQLVVNSCQQGMTKVGDLFEQGEYYVADLIYAGDLLTRVMQMLKPVLGSSDAKKIGKIVLGTVEGDLHDIGKNIFRNMAEAAGFEVYDLGIDQKPGAFVDKVKEVQPQIVGMSGVLTLALDSMEKTVKALEEAGLRDTVKVIIGGNPVTESACRKIGADAFTTNAAEGVKICKNWVA; encoded by the coding sequence ATGATTGATTTACAGGCCCTGGTCCAAGCTTTAGGAGATCTCAACGAGGAACAGTTGCTGGCCATGATCGGGGAGTTCGTGGCGGGCAACCCCACGCCGGAAGAGGCTCAACTGGTGGTAAACAGCTGCCAGCAGGGAATGACCAAAGTGGGGGACTTGTTCGAGCAGGGCGAATACTATGTGGCCGATTTGATTTATGCCGGTGACCTGCTGACCAGAGTGATGCAGATGCTTAAGCCCGTTTTAGGCAGCAGCGACGCGAAAAAGATAGGTAAAATTGTCTTAGGCACCGTGGAGGGGGACCTGCACGATATCGGCAAAAACATTTTCCGGAACATGGCTGAAGCCGCCGGTTTCGAAGTTTACGACTTGGGCATTGATCAAAAGCCGGGGGCTTTTGTAGACAAGGTTAAGGAAGTCCAACCCCAGATCGTCGGTATGAGCGGTGTGTTAACCCTCGCCCTGGATTCCATGGAGAAAACAGTGAAAGCCCTGGAAGAAGCAGGCTTGCGGGATACGGTCAAAGTCATCATCGGCGGGAACCCGGTGACGGAAAGTGCCTGCCGGAAAATTGGCGCCGATGCTTTTACCACTAATGCGGCGGAAGGTGTGAAAATCTGTAAAAACTGGGTCGCTTAA
- a CDS encoding 2-hydroxyacyl-CoA dehydratase: MKTEDPAARLGAAYEVLARAYRNRHERALQWKEQGGRVLACLGSDVPEELVLAAGYLPVRVCGEPGQATPLADRYLELAFEPTARSKFNRLLDGTYAYADGLVISNSTDVLVRLYFYLRELHRVEPEIELPPFYFLDLLFMPSMISSEYNLGTLRSFQRILEEWSGQEITPDQLQEAIRLCNENRALLRQLAELRRGTAPRVTGVEALTIIGASLLMPKEEHNRLLCEILDKARRLPPLEGVRLFVTGSVHEQTDFYELIEACGGIVVGEDHDWGNRHFHTDVATDVEPLAAIRDRYHLRLASPNKHLVSHRVRALLDQVQECGAEGVVFFMRTYDEASTWDYPEQHQILESLGIPSKLFVRQPYTLANRRQLMEDITELVAQVRAGRRE; this comes from the coding sequence TTGAAAACCGAAGACCCAGCGGCAAGGCTTGGAGCGGCTTACGAGGTGTTGGCCCGGGCTTACCGCAACCGGCATGAGCGGGCCCTTCAGTGGAAGGAACAGGGTGGACGGGTGCTGGCATGCCTGGGAAGCGATGTGCCGGAAGAGTTGGTCCTGGCCGCCGGCTACTTGCCCGTCAGGGTGTGCGGCGAACCGGGGCAGGCCACTCCCCTGGCGGACCGCTACTTGGAACTGGCTTTTGAGCCCACGGCCCGGTCCAAATTCAACCGCCTACTTGACGGTACTTATGCTTATGCGGACGGCTTGGTAATATCCAACTCAACGGATGTGCTGGTGCGTCTTTACTTTTATCTCAGGGAACTGCATCGTGTCGAGCCGGAAATCGAACTTCCTCCTTTTTACTTCTTAGATCTACTGTTCATGCCGTCCATGATCAGCAGTGAATACAATCTGGGGACTTTAAGGAGCTTTCAGAGGATTTTGGAAGAATGGAGCGGGCAGGAAATTACTCCGGACCAATTACAGGAGGCCATCCGGTTATGTAATGAAAACAGGGCACTGCTGCGCCAATTGGCGGAGCTTCGCCGGGGAACTGCTCCGAGAGTAACCGGGGTGGAAGCCCTTACCATCATCGGTGCCTCCTTGCTCATGCCCAAAGAAGAACATAATCGCCTGCTTTGTGAAATCTTAGACAAAGCTCGCCGGCTGCCTCCTTTAGAGGGGGTCAGGCTCTTTGTTACCGGCAGCGTCCATGAGCAAACGGATTTCTATGAATTGATCGAAGCTTGCGGCGGGATTGTTGTCGGGGAAGACCATGACTGGGGTAACCGTCACTTCCATACCGATGTGGCTACCGATGTGGAGCCCCTGGCAGCCATCCGGGATCGCTATCACCTGCGGCTGGCGTCTCCGAACAAGCACCTGGTGTCGCACCGGGTCAGGGCACTCCTGGACCAAGTGCAAGAATGCGGCGCTGAGGGAGTTGTCTTCTTCATGCGAACCTATGATGAAGCCTCCACTTGGGATTACCCGGAGCAGCATCAAATACTGGAAAGTTTGGGGATTCCCAGCAAGTTGTTTGTCAGGCAGCCCTACACACTGGCCAACCGCCGCCAGTTGATGGAAGACATCACGGAACTGGTAGCCCAGGTCCGGGCCGGGAGGAGGGAGTGA
- a CDS encoding 2-hydroxyacyl-CoA dehydratase, whose product MTAKEEAGKKVPEKGQRSVKRLQVAKEASAYQKEWFMGLGQRVAAGEPFAYLNADVPMEIFRAMDIPFVVNQWWASICAAKQMTPYYFNLLKEENYRDDVCQYCVTALACSFDPKPEEGPWGGLPKPSIAVTRLTCDAQGKIFELLAKRYGASFYPMENTIPLIAPDNWWEKAPYRWEELYEPRRLDFAVEDLKGLIRFLELTTGRAFSMTRFEKVMDLINQQEEYYRLTRDLIAQTVPAPVTIADVVGPVMQAQWQRGTEWAVENARKLYLEIKDLVDRGAAACPNERIRLGWIGRGLWFNLGFYQYFEEKYGAVFVWSMYLAMGADAYIRYGGDPLRRLASRFIGMEDFLHMPPWNNQWFLKEAKNNQLDGVVYLVPENCMQAVEGSYFIAKALEDAGIPVLMLRADPVDARKWNQATMTAAVESFIKERLGG is encoded by the coding sequence ATGACGGCTAAGGAAGAGGCAGGAAAAAAAGTGCCGGAAAAAGGACAGCGCAGTGTCAAAAGGCTTCAAGTTGCTAAGGAAGCCAGCGCTTATCAAAAAGAATGGTTTATGGGACTTGGTCAAAGAGTGGCTGCCGGTGAGCCCTTCGCCTACCTCAATGCCGATGTGCCCATGGAAATCTTTCGAGCCATGGACATTCCCTTTGTGGTGAACCAGTGGTGGGCGTCCATTTGTGCGGCAAAGCAAATGACACCATATTACTTTAACTTGTTGAAAGAAGAGAATTACCGGGACGACGTTTGCCAGTACTGCGTGACGGCCCTGGCCTGCTCCTTCGATCCGAAACCGGAGGAAGGGCCTTGGGGCGGGCTGCCCAAGCCCTCCATTGCGGTGACCAGGTTAACCTGCGATGCCCAGGGGAAGATTTTTGAGTTGCTGGCCAAGCGGTACGGCGCCAGTTTTTATCCCATGGAAAACACCATTCCCTTAATTGCCCCTGACAACTGGTGGGAAAAGGCCCCGTATCGCTGGGAAGAGCTGTATGAACCGCGCCGGTTGGATTTTGCCGTGGAGGACTTAAAGGGGCTGATCCGCTTCTTGGAATTGACCACCGGACGGGCATTCAGCATGACCAGGTTCGAAAAAGTGATGGACCTGATCAACCAGCAAGAGGAGTATTACCGGCTGACCCGTGATTTAATTGCCCAAACCGTCCCGGCTCCGGTCACCATCGCCGATGTGGTGGGTCCGGTGATGCAGGCCCAGTGGCAGCGGGGCACCGAATGGGCGGTGGAAAACGCCCGCAAGCTGTACCTGGAAATCAAGGATTTAGTGGACCGTGGTGCAGCCGCTTGTCCCAATGAACGGATCCGGTTGGGCTGGATCGGCAGGGGATTATGGTTTAACCTCGGGTTTTACCAGTATTTCGAAGAAAAATACGGTGCCGTTTTCGTCTGGTCCATGTATCTTGCCATGGGAGCCGACGCATATATCCGCTACGGCGGTGACCCCCTGCGGCGGTTGGCTTCGCGGTTTATCGGCATGGAAGATTTCCTGCACATGCCGCCCTGGAACAACCAGTGGTTTTTGAAAGAAGCCAAGAACAATCAACTGGACGGAGTGGTTTACCTGGTCCCGGAAAACTGCATGCAGGCCGTCGAAGGCTCCTACTTCATTGCTAAAGCATTGGAGGATGCCGGTATCCCGGTGCTCATGCTGAGAGCGGATCCCGTGGATGCGCGCAAATGGAACCAAGCAACCATGACGGCAGCGGTGGAAAGTTTTATCAAAGAGAGACTAGGAGGGTAG
- a CDS encoding formyl-CoA transferase (catalyzes the formation of oxalyl-CoA from oxalate and Formyl-CoA), whose translation MSRSVLEGIKVLDLTQFESGTVCTETLAWMGAEVLKVERPRTGEAGRYSVEEPGVDTYGFIILNANKKSITLNLKSEKGKEILWQLIDKVDVFIENMGPGSIERLGFGYEAVSRRNPRIVYAQIKGFGTDGPYRDYPAFDPIAQAVGGSASMTGEPDGPPMQPGPNLADSGAGYLTALSIVGALYQRYSTGKGQHIEVAMQDVVIGFCRSAWEQHYRNNQAAPRVGNGMPLEPVAPANMYPCKPGGPNDYVHIYCSRHPGSHHWRTLCKIIGHPEAADDPRFATPRSRYLHRHEIDAMISNWTRQYTKFEAMEILAKADIPAGAVLDTMDITNDPYLRKRGIMAEIEHPQRGKMLIPGFAPKMSGNQVRITCSPGLGEHNEEIYRGLLAISQEEYRRLQEEGVI comes from the coding sequence ATGTCCAGGTCTGTCTTAGAAGGCATTAAAGTCCTTGATCTTACCCAGTTCGAATCCGGTACGGTGTGTACGGAAACCCTGGCTTGGATGGGAGCCGAAGTATTAAAAGTGGAGCGTCCCAGAACCGGTGAAGCCGGGCGCTATTCCGTCGAAGAGCCCGGTGTGGATACCTACGGTTTTATCATTCTCAATGCCAATAAGAAGTCCATTACTTTAAACCTCAAGAGCGAAAAAGGAAAGGAGATACTCTGGCAGCTGATCGATAAGGTGGATGTATTCATTGAAAATATGGGACCGGGATCCATTGAACGCCTGGGTTTCGGTTATGAAGCAGTGAGCCGCCGCAATCCACGCATAGTGTACGCCCAGATCAAGGGTTTCGGTACGGACGGCCCTTACCGGGATTACCCGGCCTTTGACCCTATTGCTCAGGCTGTAGGCGGTTCAGCCAGCATGACCGGTGAACCTGACGGGCCACCCATGCAGCCGGGCCCCAACCTGGCCGACAGCGGTGCCGGGTATTTGACGGCGTTGAGTATTGTGGGAGCCCTGTACCAGCGGTACTCTACCGGTAAAGGGCAGCATATTGAAGTGGCCATGCAAGATGTGGTCATCGGTTTTTGTCGTTCTGCCTGGGAGCAGCATTACCGGAACAATCAGGCAGCTCCCCGGGTTGGCAATGGTATGCCCCTGGAGCCGGTGGCCCCGGCCAATATGTATCCCTGTAAACCGGGTGGTCCTAATGACTATGTCCATATCTATTGTTCACGTCATCCGGGCAGTCATCACTGGCGCACCTTGTGCAAGATCATTGGGCACCCGGAGGCTGCCGATGATCCCCGCTTTGCTACCCCACGTTCCCGCTACCTGCATCGCCATGAGATTGATGCCATGATCAGCAATTGGACCCGCCAATATACCAAATTTGAAGCGATGGAGATTCTCGCCAAGGCCGATATTCCAGCCGGCGCTGTTTTAGATACCATGGACATTACGAATGATCCCTATTTGCGTAAGAGAGGGATTATGGCTGAAATTGAGCACCCGCAGCGAGGTAAAATGCTCATCCCCGGTTTTGCACCAAAGATGTCCGGCAACCAGGTCCGGATTACTTGCTCACCGGG